The window TAAGTTGTTGAATATTCATTCAAACTCAAGGCAACCGACCAGTGACTTTTTAAACTTATGTTTATCCAAGAAATAATGATCTGCTGCTCTAATAGTAAAGCAAACAGTCATGAAATCATATGCTTGAGAGTTGTTTTAACTGTTCTTGAAGAGAGGTTGTATAATCTGTATTTCTAAAGGTAGCATGTTTCCGAGTGATTGATTAAAATTTCACACTTCTCAACTAGGTATGTGataagattttatgtatgaccAAAACATTCAACAATCAACATAGATGTATGACAAGAACACAGTCAACACTTTTATTCTATGTCAAAACAATGAATAGAGTATAATCACATTTATTTGATGATAGTAAACAATACACTTAATGAATGgccaatttataaatattgtttgaatagAATTTAGGATTTGAAACtgacaaaacataatatacattgtTATTTACCTGTTGTGGTTTGTGGTCAAATGAAACAGGGATTGCATTCCCGCGAGAATCACACATGACACCCCTTGAGTCTCCTACATTAGCCACTATCAGATGGTTATCTTCCATTATAGCAATGAGAGCAGTGGTTCCAGCAACATTTAAAGACCTCTTTGCAGCCTCCACCAGCAGCCTGTCAGCAGCCAACACTTCATCCGTTAACAACTTGCCAAAGTTAATCTTCCCTTTGTCCATGTAACTTGATAATGGGACAGCAACATTCTTTACAGGTTTAGAAGCTGGTCGCACCTCTCTTGTGATTGGTCGAGCTTTAGACAGTTGTGCTAAAAGTTCAGGATCAGTAATTTCTTTTTTTGATGTATCATCAGCTGTGCTAACAGATTTcttaaaactactttttctaTCCACAGAAATAGTGTTGCTGTCTTCCTTTTCTTCCGGACTTTCTCTGAGTGGTGTACTGATAATCTTGCCTTCTTTGAAAGCTTGCAGTTCTACAATCTTATTGTGTAAGTTTTGAATAAGGTGCTCTTTTGCGTAGTTGGCGGCAAATTCTCCTCCGTGACCGTCGAATATAGCAAACAGTGATATGCCAGAGTTGTTGATATTTTCATTGATTATGAACCTGTCTTCCATATGCATTCTTCTGCCTTTAATTGCATACACGGCGCTCAAACCTCCTTTCAACTCCCAGCTCTGTTTATCAGTATCTGACCCTTCTAATAGTTTCATGCGTTGAACTGCACTGATAGGGCTCATTGCCTGTGACAGTCTGCTCAACATAGTGCGACTCCATAGCTCGATTGTTtgcaaatacataaaaaatatgattaaaccTAATGTGCACACTACAACTTCGGATCGTAGTAAATAAAGGCGCACCATCTTCCATAAATAGCTCACGGGAGTATCAAACGGAACACTACTTGTGAAACGTGACAAAATTTTCATGAATGATAAATACGTTTGGTATAGTACTCTGTCCTCCAACTCGTCTTCCATGTCCTCGTTATAAAATTGCAAATTAcgtgaaaaaaataacctttttagAGATCTAACACTCCAAAGTGCACTCAAATAACTCGTTTTGTgtatacctacattaaaatCCTATGTGTACTTTTTTCTGACTGCTGCTGTCTTCTTCAGTTGTACATGACACTTGTGTGATCTGTCATTCTATTTGAGAGACACCCATTTGCAATAGATAGTAACCCGTATGTAGCTTAAAATAAGGGTCATTGTTTATCTAAATTTGCCATCTGATAATTGGTCCATAGACgcgatgttttattttgtaaaattacagcCATTCCTACAGACAAAccgtttttgtattaaagaaatGAAGTCAAGGTCAATAATATTTACGTAGGTATGCATGAAAATCATTGAGAAAGTGTTAatcgatttttaaattattagacTTCACATTATTTCGCTTTAGTTCAATAGTTACCTACAGCCaataacttactttttaacaatttagtCACTAGGACTAATAATATTCagtgtatgtaggtacctactgtagcTGATTGCGGGAGAGATCATCCAGTTTGATGTGAatcgaaaattaaattattttgctacTTGCGgtaatattgttttcatttttggGGTTCCGTACGCAAAAGGTAAAAATGAGACGCTATGGCTAAgatttttccattatttttctCTCTGTCTGCCTGTGATCAGACTGTATCTAATGAACCGAGATAGATAGActtttgaaattttcacaaatgattcACTAAtactaactaaatatttaaataaagggGCTCCCATGCAACAAACATGTTCTTTTTGGTTAATAATAGTGCAGAACCCCTCGTCCGAGTCCAACTTGAACTTGGCCGATTTTTTTGATCTTGATTGATCAATATGCAAATGAGTCTCCTCGATAACATTGTCCCCACAGCCTTCGTTgttagatatacatatatagatatatcTACCTTTATCACTTTTTGATACTTAAGGAATCTGCAAATAGAGTATGTCGTTATGTCACTTCAATTACTAGTTTTAAATAAGGTCTAGGtctatttgattttaatattaggcAGGGGTGAAGAAAAgacaattgtatttttataaaatgtattaaaacatgAAATTTAGATTACACTTCAGTAAGATTCAAGAATAAGTCTTGCTCCAATTTTAGAGCGAGTTCGTAACAACCAGTGTTAAAAAAACTCAAGTTACTTGACATTATGGGTTTTTGAAATTACAATACCTATCCACAACAACACAGCCAGATAAAGATCAAATCgaatataaattagtaatttCCAATTGTCaaacattcaataaataaaacacgttttcaaaatgttaatgCATTCATGATAGGTGTTATTATTGCGATAAtgcatttttatacaatatctagtttaaaatatcaatcaTTTTAATAGTATAAGAAGTAAATTTTGACTACTAGATATTTCACCTACgtattaatttagaaatatgttatacCATGTCATTTAAGTACTTTTGTAAATGATaacatagttttataaataggtGTGTGTGGCTTGTtacacatatattcggttcggcattaatcggcttaGCAATTCGGCAATTCCGCCGGCAAAACATGCCAATTGTTtagatgaatgttcgggaaaagTGCCGCTCGACATCGCCACGCCTGAATGTTTAAAAACGAATTGTGACGATCGAACCCGAAGGAACTACCTGATCGACAAGtgcagtttatttttagtaatatctTTGTTCGATAAATGTTGCCGAAGCAAACGTGCCGACCTAAATATGTGTAGCAATCCTAATGTAAATCGCTGTTACAGTAAATAagagttcaataaaatattggattatacaatgaataaagcaatacaataataattcgAATGAGTATgagattatattaataatatgtaagtaaatgaatgtataataaatatcgtatgtaCCCTTCTCctaaacttttattattcaataaataagcaATGGAATGGAGTATTAAGAACGTTTATGTCTTAATTATAGAAAACCTGATAAGAAAAACGCGTCAATAAATTACTGATCGTATTTTTATTGGCCATTAATAGACTTAATCGCCGagttaatgttatttttcttattaggCAATGTATAgtaagaataattataattagtatcaTTTGATTAACTAGTTAATACCACGGTAATTTTTTGACGTGATACAGACAACAAATTgacagttattattattattatattaatgatcGAAGCGAAGTGCATTTATTGATTTGATTATTGCAAGCGTGTGTTCTCGTACTGAGTGTACTGCCATATTTTATCTGTATCAcgctgttatttttttaaattacagatACATAAGAGTAAAAAATCCTCATCGATAATGTTATTTGACAAACCATTGATTCTGTGTATTTCACTGTGAGTCGTTTACAGTGATATTTGAGAGTAGTTAGCTATTAACAAGATCTTTTTAAATTCGGGACTGCAATTTGTcccaaaagattttattattcctACCGTGGTATATAGAAAGTGTATGGTATACCAAAAGTACTACAACTATAAAATGAAGCCTTATAcgataaacaacaaaataaattaaacagacATAAACATGCGTAATAAACTTTGCttacacaaattaaaaaacGTACCTAACTGAATATTAAAATtctgacataaaaataaaaaaaaatgtttgtctaCATCTATTTTCTGTTTTAAGTTTGTGATATACAGATACAAAAAGTCCCAACGACAATGTTCAGGtcccaatttaaaaaaataattaacaaaaaggtggtatgacaaaaaaatgtgttacaaaGATCACATCTTAATTAGTATTTACTTACAAGACAAGTTACTTCAATACTACGAATGTTAGTATgacatttacattaaataagaaataaggAACTACGATAATAACGACCAATTTTGAAAaccctataataataatataggcaAAAATCACTATCCACTAGCATTCGATAAAGTAATAAACTTTATACGCGCCGCACGCCCGCACTACGTGTTCTAAACTGCAAATTCTAGTATTACCCTTCTAAGTATGAGCTTCTCTTTTCAGAGTTTGGTAGTTGTATTATTTTGGTACTTCTATGGGCTACAAAATTGGTCTTTAGGACATCAAACCGGGACGAAAATCCTTAAATCTAGGGTATGTTAAGCATGGCAATAGCAAACCGATGTTTACTTAATGACTCGTTACTCTTAGGTATTTCTACTGAAGGTATAAATCCTAGCTAGTTTTAAAAGGTATTTGTGCACGTATAA of the Anticarsia gemmatalis isolate Benzon Research Colony breed Stoneville strain chromosome 3, ilAntGemm2 primary, whole genome shotgun sequence genome contains:
- the LOC142987293 gene encoding protein phosphatase 1L, with amino-acid sequence MEDELEDRVLYQTYLSFMKILSRFTSSVPFDTPVSYLWKMVRLYLLRSEVVVCTLGLIIFFMYLQTIELWSRTMLSRLSQAMSPISAVQRMKLLEGSDTDKQSWELKGGLSAVYAIKGRRMHMEDRFIINENINNSGISLFAIFDGHGGEFAANYAKEHLIQNLHNKIVELQAFKEGKIISTPLRESPEEKEDSNTISVDRKSSFKKSVSTADDTSKKEITDPELLAQLSKARPITREVRPASKPVKNVAVPLSSYMDKGKINFGKLLTDEVLAADRLLVEAAKRSLNVAGTTALIAIMEDNHLIVANVGDSRGVMCDSRGNAIPVSFDHKPQQVREQKRIEAAGGYIAFNGVWRVAGILATSRAMGDYPLKDKKFVIADPDILTFNLDDHKPMFLVLASDGLWDTFSNEEAVKFIKERLDEPDFGAKSLTLQAYYRGSVDNITVLVINFLNNKIASASQ